A portion of the Equus quagga isolate Etosha38 chromosome 17, UCLA_HA_Equagga_1.0, whole genome shotgun sequence genome contains these proteins:
- the LOC124229515 gene encoding olfactory receptor 1009-like, translating to MADENYTRITEFIFKGLKYHPQMQVFLFLLFLLFHLVTMTGNLGMIILIRIDSRLHTPMYFFLSHLSFVDICFSSLVSPKMLTDFFAERKAISFLGCALQQWFFGFFEAIECLLLAFMAYDCYMAICKPLLYSIAMSQRLCIELVAGPYTFGFLNTMTHTMVAFQLPFCHSNIINHFFCDIISLLSLVCADIWINKMLVFTVAGAVLIISSLTIIISYFYILTVILRICSADGRHKAFSTCSSDLTVVSISYGTLSFIYVRPGTIFSLDINKILLVFYTAVIPMLNPLIYSLRNKEVKAAIHRAVAKRQFCIRS from the coding sequence ATGGCTGATGAAAACTATACAAGGATCACAGAGTTTATTTTCAAAGGCTTAAAGTACCATCCTCAGATgcaagtctttcttttcttgctctttctgctttttcacctTGTTACCATGACAGGAAACTTGGGCATGATTATTCTCATCCGGATCGATTCCCGCCTTCACACccctatgtactttttcctcagtcACCTGTCCTTTGTGGACATCTGCTTTTCATCACTTGTGAGCCCCAAGATGCTCACTGACTTCTTTGCTGAAAGGAAAGCCATCTCTTTCCTGGGATGTGCCTTGCAGCAGTGGTTCTTCGGGTTCTTTGAGGCTATTGAGTGCCTCCTCCTGGCATTCATGGCCTATGACTGCTACATGGCCATCTGTAAACCATTATTGTATTCAATTGCCATGTCCCAGAGACTCTGCATAGAGCTGGTGGCTGGACCCTATACCTTTGGGTTCCTAAACACCATGACTCACACAATGGTTGCTTTTCAACTTCCCTTTTGTCACTCCAACATTAtcaatcatttcttctgtgacattatctctcttctttctctagtatGTGCTGACATCTGGATCAATAAAATGTTAGTTTTCACTGTGGCTGGTGCTGTACTAATCATTAGTAGCCTGACCATTATTATCTCCTATTTTTACATCCTTACTGTCATCCTGAGGATCTGCTCTGCTGATGGGAGGCACAAAGCCTTTTCCACCTGCTCTTCTGATCTCACAGTTGTTTCTATCTCATATGGGACTCTCTCCTTTATCTATGTGAGGCCAGGTACAATTTTTTCTCTGGacatcaataaaattttgttaGTGTTCTACACAGCTGTAATCCCCATGTTGAATCCTCTCATCTATAGtttgagaaataaagaagtaaaagctGCCATACACAGGGCAGTCGCCAAGAGGCAGTTTTGCATCAGAAGTTAA